One Apteryx mantelli isolate bAptMan1 chromosome 17, bAptMan1.hap1, whole genome shotgun sequence genomic window, AAAAGGTTACAATAAACCCTGTTCTCATATTGAATTCCTCTTCTGAAAAGACTGCTCTTCTGGAAGACGAAGACTTACCTGTGAGTACATTCTGAATGCAGTCATAGTGAATGAAACTGTAGGTTGCCTTGGCGAAAGAGGAGGAGTCTTTGGGCAAAGTCTCCCTCAGATGAACCTCAAGGCCATTTAGAGAAGCCAGACTGCTTTGGTACTGCAGACAGggcaaaaaaaaggcaagtgtTAGAGCAGATACCCATGCCCTATGCAGCAGACACTTCCAAGGAGGTATTGGAGAGAGCTCTCGTGACTGACAGCAGGGCTAGACCTTTTCacactctgctgctgctgctgccacccagGTTCCCACCCAGGAACCGCTGCGTAACTTGGGCAAAGAGGAAAGCACACAAGTCAGTACGACAGGGATACAGAAAAGGGCGATACAGCCTTAAAATAAGCCATTAAACCATCTGACGCCATTAATTACAGGAGAATGCAAGACTCCATTAATTCACTATGAAATATTACTCTCTAGGGCTCATTTTCACAGCCTGCTGTCCATGACTTTCAGTGGCAGCATGGAATATTCCTTTGTTTTTTGACTTAGAGGAAACCAGTTGCTATTATACCAGAAACACAGTATAACATAGGGTGAAGTTTTATAGACTTGGACTGGATTTAATTGCCTGCAGTGTttcatgcagcaccctctcaatacAAGAGTAGATCTCCTTTTAGCTTCCAGCGCCTAAGTAAGAAGAATGGGCTTTCGGCCTCCCTTCTGAATTTCCAGCTAGCTCCAGTCTGCAGCCCATGCACTGGGGCATCATCAGAGGAAAACAAGTGGCACAGCCTCACCTGTGCGCTAATGACAGGTCCAGCAGGGACCAGATGGAGGCCTGAACAACACATTCCCAAAACAATGCAATAACGTAAAAGCCGAACTACTTTATTGACCAGACTTTTAGCAATAAAGCCATCCTGGCCCTGTTAAGGCCTACTGCATCTCTGAATGAGAGTCTCTAAAACTGTGCACAGACTACTCTGCTGATACTAAAGAACATACTGCTTCACACAGCTTTCAGCAGGTAGGAttgctgccctgagccacaatAGGAAAACGCATCCCTTTGCTGCTAAAAAGGAATGTGCAGAGGGGTGGACTGCCTGGCCAGGGCAGGGGCAAGAACTCCAGCTTGCAAGCTGCAACCTGCCTCCTGTCAAGTGCTAGGAAGATTAATTCTGTAATCCCCAAGCCTGTCCATGTTCTTTCCTCAGCCACAGAGAGGATCAAGCCTCCATTCAACACGCTGGCATTGCCTACCCTACCCTTGACCCTGCCGGTCACAGAACAGATTTACTTTTCCGTGCAATGTAATGAAGGGATAAGACCTGAAGACACGCACAAACTGAGTCTGAAAGCATTTCTGCGCCGTAGTGAAAGTCTGTATTAGAAACTGCTTTCCCAGTGGGATGATCTGTACGTCCTGCTGTTCTTAGCTGCACAAGTAGCATATTTTACCCTTCTTTGGTGTCATTCAGGGGCCTCAAAGTATTCGACAAACATTAATTATAACTGAGCTTTCACATCCCTGAGAGCTGAGGGTCATTTTTAATCTACAGATAAACAAAAGAACAGACAAGCTGAGGTTACGCCTCAAATCCACCGTGACGCTAGCAGCAGTACCTGGAAGTTACCAGCTCTGCCTCCTAGAATGGCAGAATATACAGCACATTTCTGCTAGGAAAGAACAAATACCCATACCTAGGGGAAGAACAGGATCGAAGGAACGCAGTCATGGTCAAAATTAAAGCTGTGTAAAAGTAAGATTTTGCTAAAATGGGATCAAAAGCAAAATTACGTGTGATGGAAGACAGCGCATGTGGAAAAACTTAAGCCTGAATGGAACACGGTTTTGTGAAAACTGGGGCAATATATATAGGAAAATTGATTGCATTTTTGCTCTACCAAAAGAAGTACAGTGTACCAGTGTTATGTATTGGATCTCAAGGCTTAATGATCCGAATGACAAACTGTGCCAGGATGGGCCCACCTTGCCTAGAGGCGGTTTTGCCTAGGTTTTTGATGGGAGGAGGATGTGCAATGTGTGCCTGTAACTAGCCAAGGGCTAACCTGAAGTAAAAAAGGGCGTTCCACACACTAGCTATATCCTTCAGACGTTCCTTCTCAATGGCAAATCAGACATAACACATGAGGTAAAGCACACACTGGTTTCCAGACACAGGATTACTGACAGGCAGGGGAGGGCCTGGCATCTCCGGGAGCCTTTGCACCCGTACAAGCTGCTGGGAAGCACCCCCGGCCTCAGAGCACGGTAGAGCTGCAGTACCAGCCTACCAGACTGGAGgcacaaccaaaaaaacccagagagcTGAGGGTATATGTAAAATAACAATGACCTTTAGTTCCCAAGAATGTCAATTCCCACACGCCTGCatgccccctttccctccccccaccaGAGAAGATGTTCAAGACTGGGAGCCAGCGTGTGCCAGCCTATTTAAAATGGGCAGAAAAGGAGACAGAGGCAGCTCTGGCACCAAAGGCTAAAGCTGCACCTTCTGGCCTCTGCTGATTTTGCGGCGCTGCACGGAGGTGGCATCCCCCTGTTTACAGGGGGTCACCGGCACAACCTCCGGCTCCTGTGCAGCTCAGAAGAAAGAAGAGTAACCTTGAGGCTTTACTAATGCTGGGAGGCAGCATTAGCCTGAGCTTTCCTCCACCTTCCAGTCTGACAGTTAAAGAAATGAGGTTGTTCCTATGGCAACTGGCATATCAAACGGGCCTCTGCAGCTTTGACTCAGCTCCCTGGTTGGGGGAGAGGCAGAGGCCAGGCGTCAGCTCTGCAGACTAATACTTCACAGGGAAATGCCGGGAGCTGGTATGTCCTTCCCCCACACTTGTAAACGGCTCATTAACCGCATCTCACCGCTGGGCAGGGAAGCCTGCACACAGGAACAAAACCAGCAGCAGGAGTCATTTTGGGTTGTCCTGGTACATCACCTGTATGAAGCACCCAAATGGCACCCTTTGCTCCTGACACAGGTTCCCCTGGAGAGAGCACCGCCAAGGAGCAGCAGGCTAAGGATTGACAGCCAGACATTCACTTAGAAGGGAAACActtctgcagcttgctgccagacACAAGTCTCACTGATGCTTCCAGAGTGAGAAGCTGTGACATACAAAGTGGAGGTTAAACAACACAGAACAAACCTTGTTTTCTGAATGCCACGATAAAACCGACAGGGTTTCCCTACAAACCCCCAACACAACACAGGCCTTTGGCAGCCTGTGGGGCTGTCCCAGGGTCACATCAACACATTCTGCTCAAGAGTGCTGTATTGGCACTAACAGACAATAAAAGGCTGTGGGGGTTATCTATAATAATGCTCTCACCTCTCAGGCTCGCTGCCTTACGTTTGCTAACAACCTCCAGTATATCTCTGGTTGCAGTGGCTACCCCTAAGCCAAATGGCCTTGGGAAAGAGATGGGAACGAAGATTCAATGCTCACTTTTCAGTTCTAACCCCTGTTCCATACCACCACAAGtcaaacagcagagaaaatatcTGCAGATTTGGAAGGTCTTCCTGCTTACCACATCTTCAATGGAGCTCTGGTCATCTTTGAAGTGATCCTCAGCCAGCAGGGAGAGCACTAGCCCCTTAATGCAGTGAACATACAAGCTCATCCTAACTGGTTGGCCCTGTTTGCCTGAATCAACACCACCCTGAGCTCCCAGGCTGTCCACCTGAAAAGGCGAGCAACTCTCCCCGCTGCTGGGGCAGCCTGTGTTCTCTGCTGGGTCACTGGGTAGACTCTCCTGGACATCTGTGGCAGGCAGCCAACTCCTGCTTTTGTCCTCTGGCTGTACAACAGTGGTCGGATGATCCAAACCACAGACATTACCACCAGTTGCACTACTGCTTTTTCCAGGGATGCTATTTTGGCTGACAGTCCCTTGCTTGTCTTGTTCACTTGACTTCCTTCTGCTTAGTTCTTGAACAGGAGAGCAAATAGATGGACTGCCACTGGCTGCAGGACACCTTTGAAAACTATGCTGTTTAATAGCAAAGTCCACAACAGATTCCCCCATGCTCTGACTCTCCTGCTCCTGAACATAagggtttagaaaaaaaaagccttccagaGATGAACCTGTAGTCTGAGCATATTCAGCAGTATGGAGTTTGGAAGTGCTTGGCAGCTCCTCCAGGTGTGTCTCTGATGAGAAGGATGCTCTTCTACTCAGCTCTGGGCTTTTGCTGCCTGGGGTGTTCAgttctgcagctggagagttctTTGTACTGGCTTCCAGTTCAAGGAAGTCCTTCAAAGGACCTGTGTTTGCAAGGCTGCCTGTCTGTAGAGCATCTTCTGGTGCAGCTGTGCTTGAAGCCTGCTCACGAGACTCCTGTACAGAGGTACTATTCAGGTCTTGGTTTTCAGGAACCCCTGTTGATTCTGAAGTTACCTGGGAGCAGAGAGTATCCTTTTCTTCTCTAGGACTTGCTGGGGACATGGATGACCTAGCAGGAGATGAAAAGTTGATTAAACTACTGATTAGCACCTGTTTTGGGTTACTAATAACAGTACTGACCTATTCTCTGCTACAAAGCACATCTACCTCTGCAAAGAATGGGCTAAGCTCTGACATAGGTGAAAAGCATGGGCCTCATACATCACAGGCCCCTGGAAATGCTGCTCCCTTATTCACAAAGCACAAGGGTTTTAAACAGAGCATGATGAACTGAGAAACAACAGAACATCACAGTTGGTCTTGAGAAACAATTTTGCTTTAGGCTGCTTCACAACAGTAGATACCACATATTTTGTCCAGCCTAAAAGGCGTCAGGCAGTCTTAACAGCCAGGTGATAGAGTTTGAATTAGTGTCAGATCAAACAATTAACAACGGCTAGTGAGGACACGCTGCCACATGCTAGGTCACTTGCTGCAAAAACCTCTTCAAGCCTCAAATTCATTCCCTACCTAGTCATCCACTCCACTGGAAAGTCTCGGAGCACTGAGACTTCATCTTCTGTTAGGAAAACTGGAATGATACGAACTCCCTGTGGCAATGAAGAATCTGCAAGAGCAATGCAGGTTGGAGGAATTAAATTAACATGTCCCAGCATAATGAACAGAAGCCAAACTCCATCAGCACAAAGGCTTCTGCGGGAAGGGAAGGCATGCTCTCGTCCTGTATCCTGGGTCAACCTGGGAACTGGCAAAATCTGACTAGGCAGCATTTTCCCATCCACTTAACATCTGACACAGTTAAACTTTTCCTTAGCTTTTTCCTAACTATCCTGGCAGCATATCTATAAACTGATGCTAAAAAAGGGTAAGTGAAGATTTGGACTGAAAGCACCAGTCATCTACCCTCATGGTGCCAGCAGTGGCCAAGTAGACACATGGGGAACTGCAGTTAAAATAGATGTGCTGGTAATCTGCAGAAATCGTGATTCAACCCAAAAGAGCAAACTCCTTTGCTTAGCTGAAGGAACTAGATCTGGCTACACAACTCCCCCTGGCACTCACTGGCCAGAAGCAGCAATACCCTCAGCAATATATTTTTGCATTCAGCAAGAGCTTCAACATGAATCCCAGAAAACCAACTCGTGctctcactgcagagagaatTCAGCCCCAGAGGGTTGCTTATACACTGCTGCTGTGCACTTGGCAATCAGCACTCTGCAGCTGGATGCTCACCAGGCTCCCgctgctcctcacctccaggcTCACTCTGAAAGAAAAGCCAAGAATCAGCTTTGCAGCATGACTCAACACTTGCCATCAGTGCTATCGTGACACC contains:
- the HPS4 gene encoding BLOC-3 complex member HPS4 produces the protein MGSPAAPGTGLGPAPGPAPWWNYFFLYDGSKVKEEGDPTSAGICYFYPPQTLPDQQELLCGQIAGVVHCMTEISGVPPSFIRLRKLKFAVIVDGDYLWVLGCAVELPDVSCRRFLEQLIGLFRFYNGPVHHAYTAFSQEELSKQWDKYIEHIQTNTSDLHKIFNSLWNLDKTKVDPLLLLKAALILQTCQRSPHVLAGCILYKGLIVSTQLPPPLTAKVLLQGNESSGQSEPGGEEQREPDSSLPQGVRIIPVFLTEDEVSVLRDFPVEWMTRSSMSPASPREEKDTLCSQVTSESTGVPENQDLNSTSVQESREQASSTAAPEDALQTGSLANTGPLKDFLELEASTKNSPAAELNTPGSKSPELSRRASFSSETHLEELPSTSKLHTAEYAQTTGSSLEGFFFLNPYVQEQESQSMGESVVDFAIKQHSFQRCPAASGSPSICSPVQELSRRKSSEQDKQGTVSQNSIPGKSSSATGGNVCGLDHPTTVVQPEDKSRSWLPATDVQESLPSDPAENTGCPSSGESCSPFQVDSLGAQGGVDSGKQGQPVRMSLYVHCIKGLVLSLLAEDHFKDDQSSIEDVYQSSLASLNGLEVHLRETLPKDSSSFAKATYSFIHYDCIQNVLTANLPHTPGPMDRHFLRAATLIHSDFSHFPDVSEMIIRNASTAIYACRNPVQETYFQQLGTPLRNSGVPNPHDSAFSLPSKAKQKLLKHGVNLL